From a region of the Enterobacter cancerogenus genome:
- a CDS encoding ABC transporter ATP-binding protein, protein MLTSITLNRVSYAFGAHTVLNQIDLHIEAGSVVALLGPSGCGKSTLLRLLAGLTQPAGGDIHFGDRQVAKAGWSLPPEARDIGMVFQDYALWPHMSVAQNVAFPLKMRHVPRQEREDRVAQALSRVGLAAFADRKPAGLSGGQQQRVALARAIVAEPRVLLFDEPLSNLDSELRGSLCQEMATLLRQLGTTAVYVTHDRREAEILADRIVHLSAGSVAADRLISTSGEFA, encoded by the coding sequence ATGCTCACCTCCATCACGCTCAACCGCGTCTCGTACGCGTTTGGCGCGCACACCGTATTGAATCAAATCGATCTGCATATCGAGGCCGGCAGCGTCGTTGCGCTACTGGGGCCATCAGGCTGCGGAAAAAGCACGTTACTCCGGCTGCTGGCGGGATTAACCCAGCCTGCGGGGGGCGACATCCATTTTGGCGATCGTCAGGTTGCGAAAGCGGGCTGGTCGCTGCCGCCCGAGGCGCGGGATATCGGCATGGTTTTTCAGGACTACGCCCTGTGGCCGCACATGTCGGTGGCGCAAAACGTCGCGTTCCCGTTAAAAATGCGCCATGTCCCGCGTCAGGAACGTGAGGATCGCGTCGCGCAGGCGCTCTCCCGCGTCGGGTTAGCGGCCTTTGCTGACCGCAAACCTGCCGGGCTATCGGGCGGGCAGCAGCAGCGCGTGGCGCTGGCCCGGGCGATAGTCGCTGAACCTCGCGTCCTGCTCTTTGACGAGCCGCTCTCTAACCTCGACAGCGAACTGCGTGGATCGTTGTGTCAGGAGATGGCCACGCTGCTGCGCCAGCTCGGGACCACCGCCGTGTATGTCACTCACGACCGCCGGGAGGCTGAGATTCTCGCCGATCGCATCGTGCATCTGTCTGCTGGCAGCGTGGCTGCCGATCGTTTGATTTCAACCTCAGGGGAGTTTGCATGA
- a CDS encoding ABC transporter substrate-binding protein, protein MKATMSVKKGVLLAMALSTVTVSSAHALTVYTAGPGSLAKNLANGFEQKTGVKVDIFQATTGKVMARLEAEQANPQADILISASWDTAEDLHKRGWLLPYQSVNAQHVPADLKSADYVAQGVSALGIVWNTKSGTPEPKEWRDLTTDAFRDKVTTPDPALSGASLDLLIGLQNGMGDNAWALFDALKKNGMVVSGPNAQAVTPVMQGAKAAVFGAVDYVSYGNISQGESLKVIFPASGTVIAPRPMMILKSTRHADEAKAFVDYVLSPEGQAMVADAWLMPAREDVKAKRPLLNELTVLPTKSESSGSRSDILKRFTNLFSL, encoded by the coding sequence ATGAAAGCCACCATGTCTGTGAAAAAAGGAGTCCTGCTCGCAATGGCGCTATCTACTGTTACAGTTTCCAGCGCCCATGCGCTGACGGTCTACACCGCAGGGCCGGGTTCCCTCGCGAAAAATCTGGCAAATGGGTTTGAACAGAAAACCGGGGTGAAAGTCGATATCTTCCAGGCGACCACCGGAAAAGTCATGGCGCGCCTGGAGGCAGAGCAGGCCAATCCGCAGGCGGATATTCTGATCTCCGCCTCCTGGGACACGGCGGAAGACCTCCACAAACGCGGCTGGCTGCTGCCTTATCAAAGCGTCAATGCGCAACACGTTCCGGCGGATCTGAAATCCGCGGATTACGTGGCGCAGGGCGTCTCGGCGTTAGGGATTGTCTGGAATACCAAAAGCGGTACGCCGGAGCCGAAGGAGTGGCGGGATCTCACCACCGACGCCTTCAGGGACAAGGTCACCACCCCCGATCCGGCGCTCTCCGGCGCGTCGCTGGATTTGCTGATCGGGCTACAAAACGGCATGGGCGACAATGCCTGGGCGCTGTTCGATGCGCTGAAAAAGAACGGCATGGTAGTCAGCGGCCCGAACGCGCAGGCGGTAACGCCCGTGATGCAGGGGGCAAAAGCGGCGGTGTTTGGTGCGGTGGATTATGTCTCCTATGGCAACATCAGCCAGGGGGAGTCGCTTAAGGTGATCTTCCCGGCCAGCGGCACGGTGATTGCGCCGCGTCCGATGATGATCCTTAAATCGACCCGGCACGCCGACGAGGCTAAGGCTTTTGTCGATTACGTCCTCTCCCCGGAAGGCCAGGCGATGGTCGCCGATGCGTGGCTGATGCCCGCGCGCGAAGACGTCAAGGCGAAACGTCCGCTATTGAACGAGCTGACGGTGCTGCCCACGAAAAGCGAGTCCTCGGGCTCACGCAGCGACATCCTCAAGCGTTTTACGAACCTTTTCTCTCTGTAA
- a CDS encoding ABC transporter permease produces the protein MNQRMLSAMTLTLLVVLVASPLLFIAMQAIFPQFNAGNFSGAFSGVQTLLAEPQLPRMLGGTLQVGLGVALVSALIGFPLGVARGVFNLPWPRLWDLLFLIPFLTPPYIAALSWMLVLQTNGYLQQLTGINLNDLLFSKTGIVLVMALNIFPVVYFAVSRSLLASGQRLAQVARVHGASAGRAFWHITLPMLSPSLAAGMLLAFTLAIEEFGVPAALGARAGVLMLTTDIEKKLADWPVDLPGAAMLSVVLVVIALGAWAMQKKLTGQHDVTSITGKPTENSGANAGLYTLPMVVLMIVVSAVAVLLPGASMALSGVLGTLSGGVTLDNVTTSHYAALFSQQGEALLALGTSLSLALGTACITGLLGLLASWLVVMQKIKGRAMLDALSLMPAALPGIVVGVGLILLWNRSFWPVSPYNSWVILLLSYCCLLLPWPVRYVGSALRQLGGSLEPAARVHGASAFQALRYIVMPLVSPALLAAMLMVFAIASRELVTSLLLTPAGTQTVSVFIWRQFEQGSVGQGMAMATLTLVTGLLLMLSALGIMQRAKQR, from the coding sequence GTGAATCAACGAATGTTATCGGCCATGACGCTGACGCTGCTGGTCGTCCTAGTGGCGTCTCCGCTGTTGTTCATCGCTATGCAGGCGATATTTCCTCAGTTCAACGCTGGCAATTTCAGCGGCGCGTTTAGCGGTGTACAGACGCTGCTGGCAGAGCCGCAGTTGCCCCGCATGTTGGGCGGAACGCTGCAGGTCGGGTTAGGCGTTGCGCTGGTCAGCGCGCTGATCGGCTTTCCGCTGGGCGTGGCGCGGGGGGTGTTCAACCTGCCGTGGCCGCGTCTGTGGGATCTGCTTTTCCTGATCCCGTTTTTGACGCCGCCCTATATCGCGGCGCTCTCATGGATGCTGGTGCTGCAAACCAACGGGTATCTGCAACAGCTGACCGGGATAAACCTCAACGATCTGCTGTTCAGCAAAACCGGGATCGTGCTGGTGATGGCGCTGAATATTTTCCCGGTGGTCTATTTTGCCGTATCGCGTAGCCTGCTGGCGAGCGGTCAGCGACTGGCGCAGGTTGCCCGGGTGCACGGCGCAAGCGCGGGCAGGGCGTTCTGGCACATCACGCTGCCAATGCTCTCCCCGTCGCTGGCGGCGGGAATGCTGCTGGCGTTTACCCTCGCAATTGAGGAGTTTGGCGTTCCGGCTGCGCTGGGGGCGCGCGCGGGCGTGCTGATGTTAACAACCGATATCGAGAAGAAGCTGGCCGACTGGCCGGTGGATCTGCCCGGGGCGGCGATGCTCTCGGTGGTGCTTGTGGTCATTGCCCTTGGCGCCTGGGCGATGCAGAAAAAACTGACGGGTCAACATGACGTCACCAGCATAACCGGCAAGCCGACCGAAAACAGTGGGGCAAACGCCGGTCTCTACACGCTGCCGATGGTTGTGCTGATGATTGTGGTGAGTGCGGTCGCGGTGCTGTTACCCGGCGCATCGATGGCGCTCTCCGGCGTGCTGGGTACATTATCTGGAGGTGTAACGCTTGATAACGTGACAACGTCACATTATGCGGCGCTGTTCAGCCAGCAGGGAGAGGCCTTGTTGGCGCTGGGAACCAGCCTGTCGCTGGCGCTCGGGACGGCGTGCATTACCGGGCTGCTGGGGCTGTTGGCATCGTGGCTGGTGGTAATGCAAAAGATAAAAGGGCGCGCGATGCTTGATGCGCTCTCGCTGATGCCCGCCGCGCTGCCCGGCATTGTCGTGGGCGTCGGTTTAATTCTGCTCTGGAACCGGTCCTTTTGGCCGGTCTCGCCGTATAACAGCTGGGTGATTTTGCTGCTGTCGTATTGCTGTCTGTTGCTGCCGTGGCCCGTGCGCTACGTTGGCAGCGCGCTGCGTCAATTGGGCGGGAGTCTGGAGCCTGCGGCGCGGGTTCACGGAGCCTCGGCGTTTCAGGCACTGCGCTATATCGTGATGCCGCTCGTCTCTCCCGCGCTGCTGGCGGCGATGCTGATGGTGTTTGCGATTGCCTCGCGTGAGCTGGTGACATCACTGTTGCTTACCCCGGCGGGCACACAGACGGTCTCGGTGTTTATCTGGCGGCAGTTCGAGCAAGGCTCCGTAGGGCAAGGCATGGCAATGGCGACGCTGACGCTGGTGACGGGGCTTCTCCTGATGCTCAGCGCGCTGGGTATTATGCAGCGCGCCAAGCAGCGCTAA
- the nhoA gene encoding N-hydroxyarylamine O-acetyltransferase has product MSPFLSAYFARTGWQQPAQVDIDTLRALHLHHNCAIPFENIDVVLPREIHLDDQSLVDKLVTARRGGYCFEQNGLFERVLREVGFTVRSVLGRVVLANPPQMPPRTHRLLLVELNGERWIADVGFGGQTLTAPIRLLANEEQSTPHGLYRLLSEGNDWVLQFRHHDHWQSMYHFDLATQYFNDYVMGNFWSAHWPQSHFRHHLLMCRHLPDGGKLTLTNFNFTHWHNGHVEEQIHLPDAQALYQLMQSRFGPGVDDPKHGFTLAELTAVMAGFDTHPQAGK; this is encoded by the coding sequence ATGTCCCCATTTCTGAGTGCTTATTTTGCCCGCACGGGCTGGCAACAGCCCGCGCAGGTTGATATCGACACCCTTCGTGCGCTGCATTTACACCACAACTGCGCGATCCCGTTTGAGAATATCGATGTGGTATTGCCGCGTGAGATCCATCTTGACGATCAAAGCCTGGTCGACAAACTGGTCACCGCGCGCCGCGGCGGTTACTGCTTTGAGCAAAATGGCCTGTTCGAGCGCGTATTACGCGAAGTGGGGTTTACGGTGCGTAGCGTGCTGGGGCGGGTGGTGCTGGCGAATCCGCCGCAGATGCCGCCGCGTACTCACCGTTTACTGCTGGTCGAACTGAACGGCGAACGCTGGATAGCGGATGTCGGGTTTGGCGGACAGACGCTGACGGCGCCCATACGCTTACTCGCCAACGAGGAGCAGAGTACGCCGCACGGCCTGTACCGCCTGCTAAGCGAAGGTAACGACTGGGTGCTGCAGTTCCGCCATCATGATCACTGGCAATCGATGTACCACTTTGACCTGGCGACGCAGTACTTTAACGATTACGTGATGGGTAACTTCTGGTCCGCGCACTGGCCGCAATCGCACTTCCGTCATCATCTGTTGATGTGTCGCCATCTCCCGGACGGCGGCAAGCTGACGCTGACTAATTTTAACTTCACGCACTGGCACAACGGCCATGTGGAGGAGCAGATCCATTTGCCGGACGCGCAGGCGCTTTATCAGCTGATGCAGTCACGGTTTGGTCCCGGGGTTGACGATCCGAAGCACGGCTTTACACTAGCAGAATTGACTGCGGTGATGGCGGGGTTTGATACGCATCCGCAGGCCGGGAAATAG
- the narI gene encoding respiratory nitrate reductase subunit gamma: protein MTHYLNVFFYDIYPYICATVFFIGSWLRYDYGQYTWRASSSQLLSKRGMNWASNLFHIGILGIFFGHLFGMLTPHWMYAWFLPVAVKQQLAMIAGGICGVLTLIGGSMLLVRRLFNQRVRATSTTPDIIIMSILLIQCILGLTTIPFSAQYPDGSEMMKLVGWAQGIVTFKGGSSEMLSGVAPIFRIHLVLGMTIFLIFPFTRLVHVWSAPFEYFTRRYQVVRSRR from the coding sequence ATGACGCACTACCTCAACGTGTTTTTCTATGACATTTACCCCTACATCTGCGCCACCGTCTTTTTCATTGGCAGTTGGTTGCGCTACGACTACGGACAGTACACCTGGCGCGCCTCGTCGAGCCAGTTGCTCAGCAAGCGCGGCATGAACTGGGCGTCGAACCTGTTTCACATCGGGATCCTCGGGATTTTCTTCGGGCATCTGTTCGGGATGTTAACCCCGCACTGGATGTACGCCTGGTTTTTGCCGGTGGCCGTTAAGCAGCAGCTGGCGATGATCGCCGGGGGGATTTGCGGCGTGCTGACGCTGATCGGCGGCTCCATGTTGCTGGTCCGCCGGCTGTTTAACCAGCGCGTGCGCGCCACCTCGACCACGCCGGATATCATTATCATGAGTATCCTGTTGATTCAGTGCATTCTCGGGCTGACGACGATTCCGTTCTCGGCGCAGTATCCAGACGGCAGCGAGATGATGAAACTGGTGGGATGGGCGCAGGGAATTGTAACCTTCAAAGGCGGATCGTCGGAAATGCTGAGCGGCGTAGCGCCCATTTTCCGCATCCACCTCGTGCTGGGCATGACCATCTTCCTGATCTTCCCATTCACCCGTCTGGTACACGTCTGGAGCGCGCCGTTCGAGTATTTCACCCGTCGCTACCAGGTGGTGCGCTCGCGCCGCTAA
- the narW gene encoding nitrate reductase molybdenum cofactor assembly chaperone has product MQILKIIALLIEYPDEVLWESREEAFSLIEQDAPALLPFARQHLGAALLDKQAEWCEVFERGRATSLLLFEHVHAESRDRGQAMVDLMGQYEKAGLELDCRELPDYLPLYLEYLSIVSDAEAREGLQNVAPILALIGGRLKQRGVAHYQLFDALLRFADSRLSSDSVAQQVSGEKRDDTRQALDAVWEEEQVKFIEDNATSCDSSPMQQYQRRFSQDVAPQYVDVGAGGPK; this is encoded by the coding sequence ATGCAGATCCTGAAAATCATCGCGCTACTGATTGAGTATCCCGATGAGGTGCTGTGGGAAAGCCGCGAGGAGGCGTTTTCCCTTATCGAACAGGATGCCCCCGCGCTGCTGCCGTTTGCCCGGCAGCACCTTGGGGCAGCGCTGCTGGATAAGCAGGCCGAGTGGTGCGAGGTGTTTGAGCGGGGTCGCGCCACCTCGCTGCTGCTGTTCGAACATGTGCACGCCGAGTCCCGCGATCGCGGGCAGGCGATGGTCGATCTGATGGGCCAGTATGAGAAAGCCGGGCTTGAGCTGGACTGCCGCGAGCTGCCGGACTATCTGCCGCTCTATCTGGAGTATCTCAGCATTGTCAGCGACGCGGAGGCACGCGAAGGGTTGCAAAACGTCGCGCCGATCCTGGCGCTGATTGGCGGACGCCTGAAGCAGCGCGGCGTAGCGCATTATCAGCTTTTTGATGCGCTACTGCGTTTTGCCGACAGTCGTCTCTCCAGCGACAGCGTGGCGCAGCAGGTTTCCGGTGAAAAAAGGGATGATACCCGCCAGGCGCTGGACGCCGTCTGGGAAGAGGAACAGGTGAAGTTTATCGAGGACAACGCCACATCGTGCGACAGTTCGCCGATGCAGCAATATCAACGACGCTTTAGCCAGGACGTTGCACCGCAGTATGTGGACGTCGGCGCCGGAGGCCCAAAATGA
- the narH gene encoding nitrate reductase subunit beta: MKIRSQVGMVLNLDKCIGCHTCSVTCKNVWTGREGMEYAWFNNVETKPGIGYPKNWEDQDEWQGGWIRGIHGKLTPRLGSKLGVLSKIFSNPVMPQIDDYYEPFTFDYQDLHRAPEGDHLPTARPRSLIDGKRMDKIVWGPNWEELLGGEFEKRARDRNFQKIQKEMYGQFENTFMMYLPRLCEHCLNPSCAATCPSGAIYKREEDGIVLIDQDKCRGWRLCISGCPYKKIYFNWKSGKSEKCIFCYPRIESGQPTVCSETCVGRIRYLGVLLYDADRIEEAASTEHETDLYERQCDVFLDPHDPAIIEEALKQGIPQNTIDAAQRSPVYKLAMDWKLALPLHPEYRTLPMVWYVPPLSPIQSYADAGGLPQSDGVLPAVESLRIPVQYLANMLSAGDPAPVLRALKRMMAMRHYKRSQTVEGVTDTRAIEEVGLTEAQVEEMYRYLAIANYEDRFVIPTSHREMARDAFPEKNGCGFTFGDGCHGSDTKFNLFNSSRIDAINITEVREHGEGE; this comes from the coding sequence ATGAAAATACGCTCACAGGTTGGAATGGTACTGAATCTCGATAAGTGCATCGGCTGTCACACCTGCTCGGTCACCTGCAAAAACGTCTGGACCGGGCGCGAAGGGATGGAATATGCGTGGTTTAACAACGTTGAAACCAAACCGGGCATTGGCTATCCGAAAAACTGGGAAGACCAGGACGAGTGGCAAGGCGGCTGGATCCGCGGCATTCACGGCAAGCTGACCCCGCGCCTCGGCAGCAAGCTCGGCGTCCTGTCGAAAATCTTTTCGAACCCGGTCATGCCGCAGATTGATGATTATTATGAACCGTTCACTTTTGATTATCAGGATCTGCACCGCGCGCCGGAGGGCGATCACCTCCCTACTGCGCGCCCGCGCTCGCTTATCGACGGCAAGCGAATGGATAAAATCGTCTGGGGGCCAAACTGGGAAGAACTGCTCGGCGGCGAGTTCGAGAAGCGCGCCCGCGACCGCAACTTCCAGAAGATCCAGAAAGAGATGTACGGCCAGTTTGAAAACACCTTCATGATGTACCTCCCGCGCCTGTGCGAGCACTGCCTGAACCCAAGCTGTGCGGCCACCTGCCCAAGCGGCGCGATCTACAAACGTGAGGAAGACGGGATTGTCCTGATCGACCAGGACAAATGCCGCGGCTGGCGTCTGTGCATCAGCGGCTGCCCGTACAAGAAAATTTACTTCAACTGGAAAAGCGGTAAGTCCGAAAAATGCATCTTCTGCTATCCGCGCATTGAGTCCGGCCAGCCAACGGTCTGTTCGGAAACCTGCGTGGGACGAATCCGCTATCTCGGCGTGCTGCTGTACGACGCGGATCGGATTGAAGAAGCGGCCAGCACCGAGCACGAAACCGATCTGTACGAGCGTCAGTGCGACGTCTTCCTTGACCCGCACGACCCGGCGATCATTGAAGAAGCGCTGAAACAGGGTATTCCTCAGAACACAATCGACGCCGCGCAGCGTTCGCCAGTCTACAAACTGGCGATGGACTGGAAGCTGGCCCTGCCGCTGCACCCGGAATACCGTACCCTGCCGATGGTCTGGTACGTTCCGCCGCTGTCGCCTATTCAGTCTTATGCCGATGCGGGCGGTCTGCCGCAAAGCGACGGCGTTCTGCCGGCGGTGGAAAGCCTGCGCATTCCGGTGCAGTACCTGGCAAACATGCTGAGCGCCGGTGACCCGGCTCCCGTGCTGCGCGCCCTGAAGCGCATGATGGCGATGCGTCACTACAAACGCTCCCAGACCGTGGAAGGCGTGACCGATACCCGCGCCATTGAAGAGGTGGGGCTGACCGAAGCGCAGGTTGAGGAGATGTATCGCTATCTGGCTATTGCCAACTACGAAGACCGCTTTGTGATCCCGACCAGCCACCGCGAAATGGCGCGTGACGCCTTCCCGGAGAAAAACGGCTGCGGATTTACCTTTGGCGACGGCTGCCACGGCTCCGACACCAAATTCAACCTCTTCAACAGCAGCCGCATTGATGCCATCAACATCACCGAGGTGCGCGAACACGGGGAGGGAGAATAA
- a CDS encoding nitrate reductase subunit alpha, giving the protein MSKLLDRFRYFKTKGDSFADGHGQVYHTNRDWEDSYRQRWQFDKIVRSTHGVNCTGSCSWKIYVKNGLVTWETQQTDYPRTRPDLPNHEPRGCPRGASYSWYLYSANRLKYPLVRRKLIELWREALAQHIDPVLAWDAIQSDPQKAQSYRQARGRGGFIRSNWKELNQLIAAANVWTIKNYGPDRVAGFSPIPAMSMVSYAAGTRYLSLLGGTCLSFYDWYCDLPPASPMTWGEQTDVPESADWYNSSYIIAWGSNVPQTRTPDAHFFTEVRYKGTKTVAITPDFSEVAKLSDQWLAPKQGTDSALAMAMGHVILKEFHLDNPSDYFLNYCRRYTDMPMLVLLDEQADGRVVPGRMLRASDLADGLGEANNPEWKTIAFDAAGDLVVPNGSIGFRWGEKGKWNLESLSAGQETELTLSLLDSHDSIADVAFPYFGGNENPHFRSVKQEPVLLRRVPSKTLTLADGSQQRVVSVYDLVLANYGLDRGLEDSNAAVNYADIKAYTPAWGEHITGVPAWLIEKIAREFADTAHKTHGRSMIILGAGVNHWYHMDMNYRGMINMLVFCGCVGQSGGGWSHYVGQEKLRPQTGWLPLAFALDWNRPPRQMNSTSFFYNHASQWRYEKLTARELLSPLADATKFTGHLIDFNVRAERMGWLPSSPQLNLNPLHIKARADAAGMTPQEYTVQGLKSGDVRLACEQPDNGKNHPRNLFVWRSNLLGSSGKGHEYMLKYLLGTESGIQGEDLGSTDDVKPEEVEWQTAAIEGKLDLLVTLDFRMSSTCLFSDIVLPTATWYEKDDMNTSDMHPFIHPLSAAVDPAWESRSDWEIYKGIAKVFSEACVGHLGTETDVVLQPLQHDSPGELSQPFDIQDWRKGECDLIPGKTAPGIAVVERNYPETYERFTALGPLLDKLGNGGKGISWNTQKEVEFLGKLNYVKLDGPAKGRPRIETAIDASEVILALAPETNGQVAVKAWEALGEMTGRDHTHLALNKEDEKIRFRDIQAQPRKIISSPTWSGLESEHVSYNAGYTNVHELIPWRTLSGRQQLYQDHVWMRAFGESLVAYRPPIDTRSVTHMREIPPNGFPEKALNFLTPHQKWGIHSTYSENLLMQTLSRGGPIVWISETDARELGIEDNDWIEAFNANGALTARAVVSQRVPPGMTMMYHAQERILNIPGSEVTGRRGGIHNSVTRICPKPTHMIGGYAQLAYGFNYYGTVGSNRDEFIMIRKMKNINWLDGEGRDQVQEAKK; this is encoded by the coding sequence ATGAGTAAACTGTTGGATCGCTTCCGTTACTTCAAAACCAAAGGCGACAGTTTCGCCGATGGTCACGGTCAGGTGTATCACACCAACCGCGACTGGGAGGACAGCTATCGCCAGCGCTGGCAGTTCGATAAAATCGTGCGATCCACCCACGGCGTGAACTGTACCGGCTCCTGTAGCTGGAAGATTTACGTCAAAAACGGCCTGGTGACCTGGGAGACGCAGCAAACCGACTACCCCCGCACCCGCCCCGACCTGCCTAACCATGAGCCGCGCGGCTGCCCGCGTGGCGCAAGCTACTCCTGGTATCTCTACAGCGCTAACCGCCTGAAGTATCCGCTGGTGCGCCGCAAACTGATTGAGCTGTGGCGCGAGGCGCTCGCCCAGCATATTGACCCGGTGCTCGCCTGGGATGCCATCCAGAGCGATCCGCAGAAAGCGCAGAGCTACCGCCAGGCGCGTGGACGCGGCGGGTTTATTCGCTCGAACTGGAAAGAGCTGAACCAGTTGATTGCCGCTGCCAACGTCTGGACCATCAAAAACTACGGCCCCGACCGCGTGGCGGGCTTCTCGCCGATCCCGGCGATGTCGATGGTCTCTTACGCGGCGGGGACGCGCTACCTCTCCCTGCTGGGCGGCACCTGCCTGAGTTTTTATGACTGGTACTGCGATTTACCGCCCGCCTCGCCGATGACCTGGGGCGAGCAGACCGACGTGCCGGAATCCGCCGACTGGTACAACTCCAGCTACATCATCGCCTGGGGCTCCAACGTGCCGCAGACGCGTACCCCGGATGCCCACTTCTTTACCGAAGTGCGCTACAAGGGCACTAAAACCGTCGCCATCACGCCGGACTTCTCCGAGGTGGCGAAGCTCAGCGATCAGTGGCTGGCCCCAAAACAGGGCACCGACAGCGCGCTTGCCATGGCGATGGGCCACGTGATCCTCAAAGAGTTTCACCTCGATAACCCGAGCGACTACTTCCTCAACTACTGCCGTCGGTACACCGATATGCCAATGCTGGTGCTGCTGGACGAGCAGGCAGATGGCCGCGTGGTGCCGGGCAGAATGCTTCGCGCCTCCGACCTGGCCGACGGCCTGGGGGAAGCCAATAACCCCGAGTGGAAAACCATCGCCTTTGACGCCGCCGGGGATCTGGTTGTGCCGAACGGATCGATCGGTTTCCGCTGGGGTGAAAAAGGCAAATGGAACCTTGAGTCGCTGTCTGCCGGTCAGGAGACCGAGCTGACGCTCTCTCTGCTCGACAGCCACGACAGCATTGCGGACGTAGCCTTCCCCTATTTCGGCGGCAATGAAAACCCGCACTTTCGCAGCGTGAAGCAGGAGCCGGTGCTCTTGCGCCGCGTGCCGAGCAAAACCCTGACGCTTGCTGACGGCAGCCAGCAACGCGTCGTCAGCGTGTACGATCTGGTGCTGGCGAACTACGGCCTCGACCGCGGTCTGGAGGACAGCAACGCGGCGGTAAATTACGCCGACATCAAAGCCTATACCCCGGCATGGGGCGAGCATATTACCGGCGTGCCCGCCTGGCTGATTGAAAAAATCGCCCGCGAGTTTGCCGACACGGCGCACAAAACTCACGGACGCTCAATGATCATCCTTGGGGCCGGTGTGAACCACTGGTACCACATGGACATGAACTACCGCGGGATGATCAACATGCTGGTCTTCTGCGGCTGCGTCGGGCAAAGCGGCGGCGGCTGGTCGCACTATGTCGGCCAGGAAAAACTGCGGCCACAGACCGGCTGGCTCCCCCTCGCGTTCGCGCTGGACTGGAACCGCCCGCCGCGCCAGATGAACAGCACCTCATTCTTCTACAACCATGCCAGCCAGTGGCGTTACGAAAAGCTGACCGCGCGGGAGTTGCTCTCGCCGCTGGCGGACGCCACCAAATTCACCGGCCACCTGATTGACTTCAACGTTCGCGCCGAGCGCATGGGCTGGCTCCCGTCGTCGCCGCAGCTGAACCTCAACCCGCTACACATCAAAGCCCGCGCCGACGCGGCCGGAATGACGCCGCAGGAGTATACCGTTCAGGGGCTGAAATCGGGGGACGTACGCCTCGCCTGCGAACAGCCCGACAACGGCAAAAACCATCCGCGCAACCTGTTCGTCTGGCGCTCGAACCTCCTCGGCTCGTCCGGTAAGGGCCACGAGTACATGCTCAAGTACCTGCTGGGTACCGAAAGCGGCATTCAGGGGGAAGATTTAGGCTCGACCGACGATGTGAAGCCGGAAGAGGTGGAGTGGCAAACCGCTGCCATCGAAGGGAAGCTGGATCTGCTGGTCACGCTCGATTTCCGTATGTCCAGCACCTGCCTCTTCTCCGATATCGTCCTGCCGACCGCCACCTGGTATGAAAAAGACGACATGAATACCTCGGATATGCATCCGTTTATTCACCCGCTCTCCGCCGCCGTTGACCCTGCCTGGGAATCACGCAGCGACTGGGAGATCTACAAAGGCATTGCCAAAGTGTTCTCGGAGGCCTGCGTCGGCCATCTGGGTACCGAAACCGACGTGGTGTTGCAGCCTTTGCAGCACGACTCCCCCGGCGAGCTGTCGCAGCCGTTTGATATTCAGGACTGGCGCAAGGGTGAATGCGATCTGATCCCGGGTAAAACCGCGCCGGGCATCGCCGTTGTCGAACGTAACTATCCGGAAACCTACGAGCGCTTTACCGCCCTCGGTCCGCTACTGGATAAACTCGGCAACGGCGGGAAAGGCATCTCGTGGAATACCCAGAAGGAGGTCGAATTCCTTGGCAAGCTCAACTACGTCAAGCTCGACGGCCCGGCCAAAGGCCGCCCACGTATTGAAACGGCAATTGACGCCTCGGAAGTGATCCTCGCCCTCGCCCCGGAAACTAACGGTCAGGTGGCGGTGAAAGCCTGGGAAGCGCTCGGGGAGATGACCGGACGCGACCACACTCATCTGGCGTTGAACAAAGAAGACGAGAAGATTCGCTTCCGCGATATTCAGGCTCAGCCGCGCAAAATCATCTCCAGCCCAACCTGGTCCGGGCTTGAGAGCGAACACGTCTCCTATAACGCCGGGTACACCAACGTTCACGAGCTGATCCCGTGGCGCACGCTGTCTGGCCGTCAACAGCTGTATCAGGACCATGTCTGGATGCGCGCCTTTGGTGAAAGCCTGGTGGCCTATCGCCCGCCGATAGACACCCGCAGCGTCACCCACATGCGCGAAATCCCGCCGAACGGCTTCCCGGAGAAAGCGCTGAACTTCCTGACGCCGCACCAGAAATGGGGCATTCACTCCACCTACAGTGAAAACCTGCTGATGCAGACGCTGTCTCGCGGTGGCCCGATTGTCTGGATAAGCGAAACCGACGCCCGTGAACTGGGCATTGAGGATAACGACTGGATCGAAGCCTTCAACGCCAACGGTGCGTTAACCGCCCGAGCGGTGGTCAGCCAGCGCGTGCCGCCGGGCATGACCATGATGTACCACGCCCAGGAGCGCATCCTGAACATTCCAGGCTCTGAAGTGACCGGGCGGCGCGGCGGGATCCACAACTCGGTGACGCGCATCTGTCCAAAACCGACGCACATGATTGGCGGATACGCGCAGCTGGCCTACGGCTTTAACTATTACGGAACCGTTGGCTCCAACCGCGACGAGTTCATCATGATCCGCAAAATGAAAAACATTAACTGGCTGGACGGCGAAGGTCGGGATCAGGTTCAGGAGGCGAAAAAATGA